The Manihot esculenta cultivar AM560-2 chromosome 11, M.esculenta_v8, whole genome shotgun sequence genome includes a region encoding these proteins:
- the LOC110625861 gene encoding putative receptor-like protein kinase At1g80870, with product MPSRPLAPSYLHHPRPGFITKARILFLTLTISASVVIIFTILYFLYHLWFSLVNRSRTIPFDSCTPLKLQKFSYKELRIATNDFDDDHIIGKGGSGTVFRGIARDGKLYAIKRLDTLSLQSEREFQNELQILGGLRSNFLVTLLGYCFEKNKRLLIYEYMPNKSLQELLFGEGHLGLSWDRRFEIILDVAKALEFLHLGCDPPVIHGDIKPSNVLLDFDFRAKISDFGLSRIKVEGEFGVDLFSQDLGKSQELWKSQELSGNFTSETPAVSTHLDSCQEVDFSLALQASSSKNNRTCYNVRALNVKSFNYNANIGNESDVKVGNGKGKEVSGGEDWNCKFMPYDEEPCSIDHSKELNCTTVSVVDDSSIGTKQWGKDWWWRQDGSGELCSKDYVMEWIGSQICPSNPDWDEEKRSTPERTELSSSAPLDKVEDASESQLHELGFENCIKESERKDSRGRKNRRRKNRKMQEWWKEEHLDEISKKGNKLKNVETKWKKRLKTPHFHLTRRFHFHRQKKLGEQTLKDSDQHGEFSFRRGWKKKNAHERSTGSDMWSGDLFSRELSSTTSMRGTLCYVAPEYGGCGYLMEKADIYSLGVLILVIVSGRRPLHVLASPMKLEKANLISWCRHLAQAGNILELVDERLKDDYNKEQATLCVNLALICLQKMPELRPEIGDIVKILKGEMDLPPLPFEFSPSPPSRLFSRSRRRHNSNTE from the coding sequence ATGCCTTCAAGGCCCTTAGCTCCAAGTTATCTTCACCACCCAAGACCTGGTTTTATCACTAAAGCCAGAATCTTGTTCTTGACTCTAACAATCTCTGCTTCTGTGGTGATAATCTTTACAATTCTCTACTTTCTTTACCATCTTTGGTTTTCTCTTGTAAATCGTTCAAGAACAATCCCTTTTGACTCTTGTACTCCTTTAAAGCTCCAGAAATTTTCTTACAAAGAGCTCAGGATTGCCACCAATGATTTTGATGATGATCATATTATTGGCAAAGGTGGTTCTGGTACTGTATTTAGAGGCATTGCAAGGGATGGAAAACTCTATGCTATCAAGAGACTTGATACTCTCTCTTTGCAATCTGAGAGAGAGTTCCAAAATGAGTTGCAGATTCTTGGTGGGTTAAGATCAAATTTCTTGGTTACTTTGTTGGGTTActgttttgaaaagaataagcGTTTGCTTATCTACGAGTATATGCCGAATAAAAGTTTGCAAGAATTGCTATTTGGGGAAGGGCATTTGGGTCTGAGTTGGGACAGAAGATTCGAAATTATTCTTGATGTTGCCAAAGCACTCGAGTTTTTGCACCTTGGCTGTGATCCTCCAGTGATTCATGGGGATATTAAACCCAGCAATGTTTTGCTTGATTTTGATTTCAGAGCCAAGATCTCAGATTTTGGGTTGTCAAGAATTAAGGTGGAGGGTGAGTTTGGAGTGGATTTGTTTAGCCAAGACTTGGGCAAGAGTCAAGAGCTGTGGAAGAGTCAGGAGCTTTCAGGCAACTTCACATCAGAAACTCCGGCAGTTAGCACCCATCTGGATAGTTGTCAAGAGGTAGATTTTTCTCTTGCATTACAAGCTTCTTCTTCCAAAAATAATAGAACATGTTATAATGTTAGAGCTCTGAATGTGAAATCTTTCAATTACAATGCTAACATTGGGAATGAGAGTGATGTTAAGGTAGGAAATGGGAAGGGGAAGGAAGTTTCCGGTGGGGAAGATTGGAATTGTAAGTTTATGCCTTATGATGAAGAGCCTTGTAGTATTGATCATAGTAAAGAGTTGAACTGCACTACTGTTTCTGTTGTTGATGATTCTTCCATTGGTACAAAACAATGGGGGAAGGATTGGTGGTGGAGACAAGATGGAAGTGGTGAATTGTGTAGTAAAGATTATGTTATGGAGTGGATAGGAAGCCAGATTTGCCCGTCGAATCCTGATTGGGATGAAGAAAAGAGAAGTACTCCGGAGAGAACAGAATTGAGTAGTTCAGCTCCATTGGATAAAGTAGAAGATGCAAGTGAATCTCAGTTACATGAATTGGGGTTTGAGAATTGCATTAAAgaatctgagaggaaagattcAAGGGGCAGGAAGAATCGTCGAAGGAAAAATAGGAAGATGCAAGAGTGGTGGAAAGAGGAACACTTGGATGAGATTAGCAAGAAAGGTAATAAGCTCAAGAATGTGGAAACCAAGTGGAAGAAAAGGCTTAAAACTCCACATTTTCATCTGACTCGCCGGTTTCACTTCCATCGACAAAAGAAATTGGGGGAACAGACCTTAAAGGACTCTGATCAACATGGGGAGTTTAGTTTCAGAAGGGGGTGGAAGAAAAAGAATGCGCATGAGCGTTCTACAGGAAGTGATATGTGGAGTGGTGATCTTTTTAGTCGTGAGTTAAGCAGCACGACAAGCATGAGAGGCACACTGTGTTATGTAGCACCAGAATATGGTGGCTGTGGCTACCTGATGGAGAAGGCTGATATATACAGTTTAGGAGTTTTGATTCTCGTGATCGTGTCCGGTAGAAGGCCATTGCATGTTCTTGCTTCACCCATGAAGCTTGAGAAAGCAAATTTGATAAGTTGGTGTAGGCACCTAGCTCAAGCTGGGAACATCTTAGAACTTGTAGATGAGAGATTGAAGGATGACTACAATAAAGAACAGGCAACTTTGTGTGTCAACTTGGCATTAATTTGCTTGCAGAAGATGCCTGAATTGAGACCGGAAATTGGAGATATTGTAAAGATTTTGAAAGGGGAAATGGATCTTCCACCATTGCCATTCGAGTTTTCTCCCTCTCCACCATCTAGATTATTTAGTCGGTCGCGGAGAAGACATAATTCTAATACAGAGTAG